In Candidatus Hamiltonella defensa 5AT (Acyrthosiphon pisum), one genomic interval encodes:
- a CDS encoding type II toxin-antitoxin system RelB/DinJ family antitoxin, with protein MANHLVQTRIDAEIKEEAAAVLGAIGLTVSDAVRLMLTRTAREKALPFEPLVPNETTIAAMREARAGKLEAVTLESIQAELNADD; from the coding sequence ATGGCTAATCATCTAGTACAAACTCGTATTGACGCAGAGATTAAAGAGGAAGCGGCGGCTGTTCTTGGGGCCATTGGTTTAACAGTATCTGATGCTGTTAGGCTAATGCTTACACGTACAGCTCGTGAAAAAGCGTTGCCTTTTGAACCTCTTGTGCCAAACGAAACGACAATAGCAGCTATGCGTGAAGCCCGCGCCGGAAAGCTGGAAGCCGTTACGCTGGAAAGTATTCAGGCAGAACTAAATGCGGACGATTAA
- a CDS encoding terminase large subunit yields the protein MATVAEGIRYAERVVSGEILACQYVRLACLRFLDDLKNGEARGIYFSRPRAQHVLNFYKVIPHVKGNLVGQPIELMDWHIFILINIFGFVIPLIDEKTGERVLKSDGSGKPVMVRRFRTAYNEVARKNAKSTLSSGIALYMTGADGEGGAEVYSAATTRDQARIVFDDAKIMIKKAPLTLGRFFEFNKLAIYQEHSASRFQPLSSDAHSLDGLNIHCGIVDELHAHKTRDVWDVLETATGARLQSLLFGITTAGFNKAGICYELRDYAIKVLRGFDSNVAGAIKDDTFFSIIYTLDENDDPFDENVWLKANPGLGTCKYWDDLRRLAKKAQEQVTARVNFFTKHMNRWVTAESAWMDMIKWEKCKYIAPQHELNTYPLWVGVDLSNKIDICAAVKVWRTNEGHIHVDGKFWLPEGRLARCSRQMAEMYRKWAALDRLTLTEGDVIDHAQIKEALQAWVSGESLKEIAFDPWSATQFSLSLAEEGLPLVEVPQTVKNLSEAMKEVEALVYSGRLHHTQNPLMNWMMSNITVKIDKNDNIFPNKSTPEAKIDGPVALFTAMSRVLVNGGNKTDFLSTLDPIEDLLML from the coding sequence ATGGCAACGGTTGCCGAAGGTATCCGCTATGCCGAGCGCGTGGTGTCTGGCGAGATACTAGCGTGTCAATACGTCCGTTTGGCCTGTCTACGCTTTCTGGATGACCTGAAAAACGGCGAAGCGCGCGGCATTTATTTCAGCCGGCCTCGCGCCCAGCATGTACTTAATTTCTATAAAGTTATCCCCCACGTCAAAGGCAACCTTGTGGGTCAGCCGATTGAACTGATGGATTGGCACATCTTTATCCTAATCAATATTTTTGGTTTCGTTATTCCATTGATTGACGAGAAAACAGGTGAAAGGGTTCTTAAGTCTGACGGCAGCGGCAAGCCTGTGATGGTACGGCGTTTTCGTACTGCCTACAACGAAGTGGCGCGAAAGAACGCCAAGTCCACGCTTTCATCGGGTATTGCCCTGTACATGACGGGGGCGGACGGCGAAGGTGGCGCAGAAGTCTATTCCGCCGCAACGACGCGAGATCAGGCCCGCATTGTATTCGATGATGCCAAGATCATGATTAAAAAAGCGCCGTTAACACTTGGACGCTTTTTTGAATTTAATAAGCTGGCTATCTATCAAGAACATTCGGCCTCTCGCTTTCAACCGCTATCCTCAGATGCTCACAGTCTCGATGGTTTAAATATTCATTGCGGAATAGTCGATGAGCTTCATGCTCACAAGACCCGTGATGTTTGGGATGTGCTGGAAACAGCAACCGGCGCACGTCTGCAATCGCTACTGTTCGGCATTACAACGGCAGGATTCAACAAGGCGGGCATTTGCTACGAGTTGCGAGATTATGCCATTAAGGTATTGCGCGGCTTTGATAGCAACGTTGCAGGGGCAATCAAAGATGACACTTTTTTTTCAATCATCTACACGCTTGACGAAAACGACGATCCGTTTGATGAAAATGTTTGGTTAAAAGCAAATCCCGGCTTGGGTACCTGTAAATACTGGGATGATTTACGCCGCTTGGCAAAAAAAGCCCAAGAGCAGGTAACTGCACGTGTCAACTTCTTCACCAAGCATATGAATAGGTGGGTGACGGCAGAATCGGCATGGATGGACATGATCAAGTGGGAGAAATGCAAATATATCGCGCCACAGCATGAATTAAATACTTATCCACTGTGGGTTGGCGTTGATCTGTCAAACAAAATTGATATTTGTGCGGCGGTTAAAGTCTGGCGGACGAATGAGGGGCATATCCACGTCGATGGCAAATTCTGGCTACCCGAAGGACGGCTAGCGCGCTGCTCACGCCAAATGGCGGAAATGTACCGTAAGTGGGCGGCACTGGATAGGCTCACGTTAACAGAGGGGGATGTTATCGACCATGCGCAAATCAAGGAAGCGCTACAAGCTTGGGTGTCAGGTGAAAGTCTGAAAGAAATTGCTTTCGACCCATGGAGTGCGACCCAGTTCAGTTTATCGCTTGCGGAAGAGGGCTTGCCGCTGGTTGAAGTACCGCAAACGGTGAAAAATTTATCCGAAGCCATGAAAGAGGTAGAAGCGCTGGTTTATAGCGGACGTTTGCACCACACACAAAACCCGTTAATGAACTGGATGATGTCGAATATCACGGTAAAAATCGATAAAAACGACAACATTTTTCCCAATAAATCAACGCCTGAAGCAAAAATAGATGGGCCGGTCGCCTTGTTTACCGCGATGAGTCGCGTATTAGTTAATGGCGGCAATAAGACGGATTTTCTCTCAACACTTGATCCTATCGAAGATCTCCTCATGCTATAG
- a CDS encoding IS630 family transposase, protein MRHPKANEEARQGFQEKIAGYQKQGKSLVYLDESGFAHDMPRLYGYATRGQRCFGTHDWQAKGRTNVIGALLGVTLIAVGLFNCSINSDVFYAWVTQLLLPALPHPCVMMMDNASFHKRKDIQHAILNAGHSIEYLPPYSPEFNPIEHTWAQAKRKRRELQCDINTLFSEHIM, encoded by the coding sequence CTGCGTCATCCCAAGGCAAACGAAGAGGCACGACAGGGGTTCCAGGAAAAAATCGCGGGGTATCAAAAGCAGGGTAAATCTCTGGTTTATCTCGATGAGAGCGGCTTTGCTCACGATATGCCCCGCCTCTACGGATACGCTACACGAGGTCAACGCTGTTTTGGGACTCACGATTGGCAGGCTAAGGGCCGCACTAACGTCATTGGTGCCTTATTAGGGGTCACTCTCATCGCGGTGGGCCTCTTTAACTGCTCCATTAACAGCGATGTTTTTTATGCCTGGGTCACTCAGCTGCTCCTACCCGCTCTTCCTCATCCGTGCGTGATGATGATGGATAACGCTTCTTTCCACAAGCGAAAAGATATTCAACACGCCATTCTCAACGCCGGTCATTCTATTGAATATTTGCCTCCTTATTCGCCCGAGTTCAACCCTATTGAGCACACATGGGCTCAAGCTAAAAGAAAAAGAAGAGAACTTCAATGCGACATCAATACCTTGTTTTCAGAACATATTATGTAA
- a CDS encoding helix-turn-helix domain-containing protein, which translates to MTKEIIDGIEVEICSNNIFSDLGLPNPDKLKIKSGLVIEITKALRKLGLTQSQAAHRMCITQAKVSGMLKGDFSNLSERKLMDCLNRLCYDIEIKVKPTSESLGHLLFCVAS; encoded by the coding sequence ATGACAAAAGAAATCATTGACGGCATCGAAGTCGAAATTTGTTCCAACAATATCTTTTCCGATCTTGGTTTACCCAATCCCGATAAACTAAAAATAAAATCGGGTTTAGTGATTGAAATCACGAAGGCTCTACGTAAGCTGGGTCTGACGCAGAGTCAGGCTGCTCACCGTATGTGCATTACACAAGCTAAAGTCTCCGGTATGTTAAAAGGAGATTTTTCCAATCTATCTGAACGCAAGCTGATGGATTGTTTAAATCGTCTCTGTTACGATATCGAAATTAAGGTAAAACCTACTTCTGAATCTCTCGGGCATTTACTCTTTTGCGTTGCTTCTTAA
- a CDS encoding PilN family type IVB pilus formation outer membrane protein has protein sequence MKISPDAAALLSRGTSSRGGQDHIQNRDRGPSPVPPLDNNGMMPLPSVDIQTSRLNSETASMNSTITDVAYSGKVAGLLDMVTARLGISWRVKNEEITLFYLETRRFNIDPTNAKYSLKNHQKSGLSTQSSTGGGGSSSGSSTSQQTEMANDLYGDIQKTAESMLTPGVGRLSLNQTSGVVVVTDVPEVVNRIGEYLRDENIKLSKQVLLKVVVYTVHTETADQLSIDWNVIFKSLSGKYGIHVANDFNAGSNLANGGFEILQTATGRASQWAGSQFLLQALSEQVKVSDVKTLSIMTTNLATAGMQIGKQTTYLRKTSVTTGNTTTGAEPVQSLEPGEITTGTNINIMPKILADNEKMMLTMMMDISSLNRLRRIENRNKTESIEAPDTASRSIPQRVWLKPGETVLMSGFEQNIQDGSQRGVGSSRHFLFGGGMSGKSKKESFVITITPLLR, from the coding sequence GTGAAAATTTCCCCAGATGCCGCGGCATTGCTCAGCAGAGGGACTTCCAGTAGAGGTGGACAGGATCACATTCAGAATAGGGATAGGGGGCCTTCGCCCGTTCCTCCGCTGGATAACAACGGCATGATGCCTTTGCCGTCGGTGGACATTCAGACGAGTCGCTTGAATTCAGAAACAGCCTCGATGAACAGTACGATCACTGATGTCGCTTACTCTGGCAAGGTGGCGGGTTTGCTGGATATGGTGACCGCCCGTTTAGGCATTTCATGGCGGGTCAAAAATGAAGAAATCACGCTTTTTTATCTGGAAACCCGTCGTTTTAACATCGATCCGACCAATGCGAAATATTCGCTCAAGAATCATCAAAAGAGTGGTTTATCCACTCAAAGTAGCACAGGCGGCGGCGGATCGAGTAGCGGCTCAAGTACCTCCCAACAAACCGAAATGGCCAATGACCTCTACGGCGATATCCAAAAAACCGCGGAAAGCATGTTAACCCCGGGCGTGGGGCGGCTCAGTCTCAATCAAACCTCAGGGGTGGTGGTGGTGACAGATGTTCCCGAAGTGGTCAACCGCATTGGGGAGTACCTGCGAGATGAAAATATCAAGCTGTCGAAACAGGTCTTGCTTAAAGTGGTGGTGTACACCGTGCACACGGAGACGGCTGACCAGTTAAGCATTGACTGGAATGTGATTTTTAAATCCCTGTCAGGAAAATACGGGATTCATGTGGCGAATGACTTTAATGCGGGATCGAATTTGGCCAATGGGGGGTTTGAAATTTTGCAAACGGCCACGGGGAGAGCGTCGCAATGGGCGGGGTCACAATTTTTATTGCAGGCCTTATCTGAGCAGGTCAAGGTATCGGATGTGAAAACGCTGTCTATCATGACCACGAACTTAGCCACTGCTGGGATGCAAATTGGAAAGCAAACCACTTATTTGCGCAAAACGTCGGTCACTACGGGCAACACAACGACGGGCGCTGAACCCGTTCAATCACTGGAGCCGGGTGAAATTACGACCGGTACCAACATCAATATCATGCCAAAAATATTGGCGGATAATGAAAAAATGATGCTGACGATGATGATGGACATCTCATCGCTCAATCGGCTGAGAAGAATAGAGAACAGGAACAAAACTGAAAGCATCGAAGCCCCCGATACCGCCTCCCGCTCTATTCCACAACGGGTATGGCTCAAGCCAGGCGAGACGGTTCTCATGAGTGGTTTTGAACAAAATATTCAAGATGGGAGTCAACGAGGGGTCGGTTCCTCCCGCCATTTTTTATTCGGGGGAGGGATGTCAGGGAAAAGCAAAAAAGAATCTTTTGTGATCACCATTACCCCTTTATTGCGTTAG
- a CDS encoding DUF551 domain-containing protein, translating into MDWICIKDRMPELNSKVLIYKKDKNIQLVGTYLGNCNFHYGDCCQGIQKTCSASHWMLLPESPSEDDDIEVVKNAKDPFMKALSRIQKRHARTIKMLGKL; encoded by the coding sequence ATGGATTGGATTTGCATCAAAGATCGGATGCCGGAATTAAATAGCAAAGTGCTTATTTATAAAAAAGACAAAAATATTCAATTGGTGGGTACTTATTTAGGAAATTGCAACTTCCACTATGGAGATTGTTGCCAAGGTATTCAGAAAACTTGCAGTGCTAGCCACTGGATGCTGCTGCCTGAATCGCCAAGTGAAGATGACGATATTGAAGTTGTTAAAAATGCCAAAGATCCTTTTATGAAGGCTTTGTCTAGAATACAGAAAAGACATGCTCGCACCATTAAGATGTTGGGTAAATTATAA
- a CDS encoding lysis protein has product MMRWQFPIVAGLIVSVLGVTLYYRTLYYDAEKARKIAVSDREKQQVAFEQLSHQMQTISALDTQHTKALEHDKKLITQLERDVATSRRRLQVNATCPAMPTGSPASSLDDATRSRPTDAAQRNYFTLRRRIEIAEEQINGLQDYVQHVCLAAISKDLKRNKLNERK; this is encoded by the coding sequence ATGATGCGTTGGCAATTCCCTATTGTAGCTGGACTTATTGTCTCGGTACTAGGTGTAACCTTGTATTATCGGACACTGTATTACGACGCTGAGAAAGCACGAAAGATTGCTGTATCTGATAGGGAAAAACAACAGGTTGCATTTGAGCAGTTAAGCCATCAAATGCAGACCATCTCAGCGCTGGATACACAACACACCAAAGCACTTGAACATGATAAGAAACTTATTACCCAGCTTGAGCGCGATGTGGCTACTAGTCGTCGCCGGTTGCAGGTCAATGCCACCTGCCCAGCAATGCCAACCGGTAGCCCCGCCTCCAGCCTGGATGATGCAACCCGCTCCAGACCTACTGACGCCGCTCAACGAAATTATTTCACCCTCAGACGACGAATCGAAATCGCAGAAGAGCAAATAAATGGCTTGCAGGACTATGTGCAGCACGTCTGTTTAGCTGCAATATCAAAAGATTTAAAAAGGAATAAATTAAATGAAAGAAAATAA
- a CDS encoding IS630 transposase-related protein — protein MSYSVDFRQKVLSIREKEGLSIRATAKRFHVGTDTLRRWLKRIEPKPSGPRRGKMDKEAFIKDVAEYPDSYQRERAARFGVCPKAIWQALKRWGLTYKKNSASSQGKRRGTTGVPGKNRGVSKAG, from the coding sequence ATGAGTTATTCAGTGGATTTTCGTCAAAAAGTCCTGAGTATTCGAGAGAAAGAAGGACTGAGCATCAGAGCAACGGCGAAGCGTTTTCACGTAGGTACAGATACTCTCAGGCGTTGGCTCAAGCGAATAGAACCGAAACCCTCGGGTCCGCGTCGAGGCAAGATGGATAAAGAGGCGTTTATCAAAGATGTGGCAGAGTATCCAGATAGCTATCAACGGGAACGGGCGGCCCGTTTCGGGGTGTGCCCCAAAGCCATCTGGCAAGCATTGAAAAGATGGGGTCTGACCTATAAAAAAAACTCTGCGTCATCCCAAGGCAAACGAAGAGGCACGACAGGGGTTCCAGGAAAAAATCGCGGGGTATCAAAAGCAGGGTAA
- a CDS encoding phage terminase small subunit P27 family, producing MSGPPKTPTHLRLVRGNPSKRPINKSEPQPTKGIPPTPKHFNKQEKYWFKVLGERLDSIGVLTVLDAMALELLVGAYIEWRRHRDVIEQEGESYKTTSADGSVMIRPHPQVAMMADAWKRICRMQAEFGMTPASRSKVNVNEAETLDPFAALLSKRED from the coding sequence ATGTCTGGGCCACCGAAAACCCCGACTCATCTACGTTTGGTTAGGGGAAACCCATCAAAACGCCCAATCAATAAAAGCGAGCCACAACCCACAAAAGGGATTCCCCCAACACCAAAGCATTTCAACAAGCAGGAAAAATACTGGTTTAAGGTTTTGGGCGAGCGTCTCGATAGTATCGGAGTGCTCACCGTGCTTGATGCTATGGCGCTTGAATTGTTGGTGGGTGCTTATATCGAGTGGAGACGTCACCGTGACGTTATCGAGCAGGAGGGAGAGTCTTACAAAACCACCTCGGCTGATGGCAGCGTAATGATCCGTCCTCATCCGCAAGTGGCCATGATGGCTGATGCGTGGAAGCGTATTTGCAGGATGCAAGCCGAATTCGGCATGACGCCCGCGAGTCGCTCAAAAGTCAATGTTAACGAAGCAGAGACCCTAGATCCGTTCGCGGCCTTGTTAAGCAAAAGGGAGGACTGA
- a CDS encoding toxin co-regulated pilus biosynthesis Q family protein has translation MPKTPIQTEKNWRAQKGSTLKETLYLWVEQEKCLPDKKRTWSLIWDTDTNYRIDAPLSFSGTFRDALNGIFRLYAKATVPLFAGINTTQCLLKVDDQERHS, from the coding sequence ATGCCTAAAACGCCCATTCAAACAGAGAAAAACTGGCGAGCGCAAAAGGGCTCGACGCTCAAAGAGACTTTATATTTATGGGTTGAGCAGGAAAAGTGCCTCCCTGACAAAAAGAGAACATGGAGCCTCATTTGGGACACAGACACCAATTACAGAATAGATGCGCCTTTATCCTTTTCTGGCACTTTCCGTGACGCCTTGAATGGAATATTTCGTTTATATGCCAAGGCCACGGTGCCTCTATTTGCAGGGATCAATACGACACAATGTCTGCTCAAAGTCGATGACCAGGAGAGACACTCATGA
- a CDS encoding transcription termination/antitermination NusG family protein, which yields MEKKWYLTCHKSGCSNLYKAQQALIQIEVHSLSPSIQTWRQRLDRKNKRAVIEPLFKGYLFTCFDPEKIPTRKIEHCAGISHLVRFANTIVPIREAVMQEIMRFPLCMNDETRTNHKITTSLKESQKEQIKNIVQKKEAHARTALFLAFLEAIQ from the coding sequence ATGGAAAAAAAATGGTATCTCACCTGTCACAAATCAGGTTGCAGTAATCTTTATAAAGCGCAGCAAGCCTTGATACAAATTGAGGTTCATTCATTAAGTCCTTCTATTCAAACCTGGCGTCAACGTCTTGATAGAAAAAATAAGAGAGCTGTGATTGAACCCCTCTTTAAAGGGTATTTATTTACTTGTTTCGATCCTGAGAAGATCCCTACCAGAAAGATAGAGCATTGCGCTGGCATCAGTCATCTGGTGAGATTTGCCAATACCATTGTCCCGATTCGAGAAGCTGTGATGCAGGAAATCATGCGCTTCCCCCTTTGCATGAATGACGAAACCAGGACAAATCATAAAATCACGACTTCCCTTAAAGAAAGTCAAAAAGAACAAATTAAAAACATTGTTCAAAAAAAAGAGGCGCACGCGAGAACCGCCCTATTCCTGGCTTTTTTAGAGGCCATTCAATAA
- a CDS encoding HK97 family phage prohead protease: protein MLDRETRCYRGEIRAEQQDAQPSRIIGYGSVFNSRSEPLWGFREIIKPNAFDGVLNDDVRALFNHDANFILGRTVAGTLALSVDERGLQYDICTPNTQTIRDLVLEPMRRGDIDQSSFGFRVAHDGEHWYEDDEGIVIREIHRFSRLFDVSPVTYPAYQDTESAVRSLKAWQEAKETGVLQHAINQRMARERLLTLLNV, encoded by the coding sequence ATGCTTGACAGGGAAACGCGCTGTTACCGCGGAGAAATCAGGGCGGAACAGCAGGATGCCCAGCCATCACGAATTATTGGCTATGGCTCTGTTTTTAATAGTCGCTCAGAGCCATTATGGGGATTTAGAGAGATTATCAAGCCCAACGCATTTGATGGCGTGCTTAATGATGATGTCAGAGCGTTATTTAATCATGATGCTAATTTTATTTTGGGTCGTACGGTAGCCGGAACACTGGCGTTATCGGTGGATGAACGCGGTTTGCAGTACGACATCTGTACACCCAATACCCAGACAATCCGCGATTTGGTGCTGGAGCCAATGCGACGAGGCGATATTGACCAATCATCCTTTGGATTTCGCGTTGCTCACGATGGTGAGCATTGGTATGAAGACGACGAAGGCATTGTAATACGTGAAATCCATCGTTTTTCTCGGCTTTTCGATGTCAGTCCCGTCACCTATCCCGCGTATCAGGATACGGAGTCTGCTGTCCGATCACTAAAAGCCTGGCAGGAAGCAAAAGAAACCGGTGTGCTGCAACACGCCATCAACCAACGAATGGCGCGCGAGCGGCTATTGACTTTATTAAATGTTTAA
- a CDS encoding type II toxin-antitoxin system YafQ family toxin codes for MRTIKQTSQFKRDLKREKTGRYRATLNMELMTVLSNLAQDEQLASRYFDHALKGKLEGFRDCHIKPDLVLIYEKPDDYTLSLIRLGSHSELGI; via the coding sequence ATGCGGACGATTAAACAGACCAGCCAATTTAAACGAGATTTGAAGCGTGAAAAGACAGGGAGGTACAGGGCAACGCTAAACATGGAATTGATGACGGTTCTTTCAAATCTAGCACAAGACGAACAGTTAGCCTCCCGGTACTTCGACCATGCATTAAAAGGCAAATTAGAAGGTTTCCGCGATTGTCACATAAAACCCGATCTAGTTTTGATTTACGAAAAGCCAGACGATTACACCCTGAGTCTAATACGTCTTGGTTCTCATTCTGAACTAGGAATCTGA
- a CDS encoding IS630 family transposase, producing MKKTLRHPKANEEARQGFQEKIAGYQKQGKSLVYLDESGFAHDMPRLYGYATRGQRCFGTHDWQAKGRTNVIGALLGVTLIAVGLFNCSINSDVFYAWVTQLLLPALPHPCVMMMDNASFHKRKDIQHAILNAGHSIEYLPPYSPEFNPIEHTWAQAKRKRRELQCDINTLFSEHIM from the coding sequence ATAAAAAAAACTCTGCGTCATCCCAAGGCAAACGAAGAGGCACGACAGGGGTTCCAGGAAAAAATCGCGGGGTATCAAAAGCAGGGTAAATCTCTGGTTTATCTCGATGAGAGCGGCTTTGCTCACGATATGCCCCGCCTCTACGGATACGCTACACGAGGTCAACGCTGTTTTGGGACTCACGATTGGCAGGCTAAGGGCCGCACTAACGTCATTGGTGCCTTATTAGGGGTCACTCTCATCGCGGTGGGCCTCTTTAACTGCTCCATTAACAGCGATGTTTTTTATGCCTGGGTCACTCAGCTGCTCCTACCCGCTCTTCCTCATCCGTGCGTGATGATGATGGATAACGCTTCTTTCCACAAGCGAAAAGATATTCAACACGCCATTCTCAACGCCGGTCATTCTATTGAATATTTGCCTCCTTATTCGCCCGAGTTCAACCCTATTGAGCACACATGGGCTCAAGCTAAAAGAAAAAGAAGAGAACTTCAATGCGACATCAATACCTTGTTTTCAGAACATATTATGTAA
- a CDS encoding ECs1072 family phage-associated protein, giving the protein MSDYSRLFEAIKKTIYADYGSVYHNDSNRTTTDQDDKAQVHSYLYLILEIVIHEHRKKYATIYEPLSGIKALKHKLFTKNKIAIDRLDALALEEIVFSLLEDLNQENLSVEAQNFLNKIKLPQYFESIDWNRKINWTLGSGKDYLKNSD; this is encoded by the coding sequence ATGTCTGATTACTCGAGGCTTTTTGAAGCTATTAAAAAAACAATTTATGCTGATTATGGTAGTGTGTATCATAACGATTCTAATCGGACTACAACCGATCAAGATGATAAGGCTCAAGTTCATTCATATCTTTATCTTATTCTTGAGATAGTTATTCATGAACATAGGAAAAAATACGCTACTATTTATGAGCCACTCTCAGGCATCAAGGCATTAAAGCATAAACTGTTTACTAAAAACAAAATTGCTATAGATCGTCTGGATGCGCTCGCTCTCGAAGAGATTGTTTTTTCTCTTCTTGAAGACCTAAACCAAGAAAATCTTTCGGTAGAAGCCCAGAACTTTTTAAATAAGATAAAGCTGCCTCAATATTTTGAGAGCATCGATTGGAATCGTAAAATAAATTGGACTCTTGGTTCAGGTAAAGACTATCTGAAAAATTCAGATTAG
- a CDS encoding HNH endonuclease: MPSRIPRPCRKHGCGGTTIASSGYCETHRHEGWVQHQRGRTRQQQGYGRAWEILRAKILKRDKYLCQTCLRQGLATEAKAVDHIKAKAFGGTDDETNLQAICHACHKVKTAQERFNYQPKKG, from the coding sequence ATGCCAAGCCGAATTCCTAGACCCTGCCGTAAACACGGTTGCGGCGGAACGACAATCGCGAGTTCCGGCTACTGCGAAACCCACCGCCACGAAGGCTGGGTTCAGCACCAACGCGGTAGAACGCGGCAGCAACAGGGCTATGGCCGTGCTTGGGAAATCCTTCGAGCTAAAATTCTTAAGCGTGATAAGTACCTTTGCCAAACGTGCCTACGACAAGGGCTCGCTACCGAAGCTAAAGCCGTTGACCATATTAAAGCAAAGGCGTTTGGCGGCACAGATGACGAGACCAATTTGCAAGCGATTTGTCATGCTTGTCATAAAGTCAAGACGGCACAGGAACGATTTAACTATCAACCGAAAAAAGGATAA
- a CDS encoding phage portal protein, translated as MLLDAIFRHEPLENPKTGIIAEMAETDGLFRSRTYVNPETALKLAAVYSCITVLASNIAQMPLHVMRKTDKGVDIARDHPAFYLVHDEPNTWQTSYKWRELTQRHILGWGNGFTRVIRSRRGEVLSLEACMPWETTLMNTGGRHTYGVYNEQGHFAISMDDMIHIQALGNNQKMGLSPILQHADTIGIGMSGQHYTASFFAVNGRPSGIVSVKGEIKDDGWLRLKALWTNAMLALRREENKTLLLPADLDYKALTVSPVDAQIIDMMKLNRSMIAGIFNLPSHMINDLEKATYSNITAQAIHFVRYSIMPWVANWEQELNRRLFTRAERRAGFYVRFNLAGLMRGTPQERAQFYHYAIIDGWMSRNEARAFEDMNPVDGLDEMLVSVNAANPIPLTTDEETKEKIKEEIADA; from the coding sequence ATGCTACTTGATGCCATTTTCCGCCATGAACCACTGGAAAACCCCAAAACGGGCATAATTGCCGAGATGGCAGAGACAGACGGACTATTCCGATCAAGGACTTACGTTAATCCTGAAACCGCACTGAAACTGGCCGCCGTCTATTCCTGTATCACCGTGCTAGCGTCAAATATTGCCCAGATGCCGCTGCATGTGATGAGAAAAACGGATAAAGGCGTCGATATTGCCCGCGATCATCCTGCTTTCTATCTGGTTCATGATGAGCCAAATACGTGGCAAACGAGTTACAAGTGGCGTGAATTAACTCAACGGCATATTTTGGGCTGGGGCAATGGTTTTACGCGCGTGATACGCTCTCGTCGTGGCGAGGTGCTATCACTGGAAGCCTGTATGCCGTGGGAAACCACACTGATGAATACGGGAGGACGCCATACCTACGGCGTTTACAACGAACAAGGCCATTTTGCGATATCGATGGACGATATGATCCACATTCAAGCACTGGGCAATAACCAGAAAATGGGGTTAAGTCCGATTTTGCAACATGCTGATACGATTGGCATCGGCATGAGTGGCCAACACTATACGGCCAGTTTCTTTGCCGTTAATGGACGACCTAGCGGCATCGTTTCAGTCAAAGGAGAAATTAAAGACGACGGCTGGCTACGATTAAAGGCGCTATGGACCAATGCCATGTTGGCATTACGGCGTGAGGAGAATAAAACGTTACTTCTTCCGGCAGACCTGGATTACAAGGCGCTGACCGTTTCGCCAGTCGATGCACAAATCATTGACATGATGAAACTCAATCGTTCCATGATTGCCGGTATTTTTAATTTGCCGTCGCATATGATTAACGATTTGGAGAAAGCCACCTACAGCAATATCACTGCACAAGCCATTCACTTTGTGCGTTACAGCATCATGCCTTGGGTAGCTAATTGGGAGCAGGAGCTTAACCGGCGTCTATTTACCCGCGCTGAACGACGTGCGGGCTTTTACGTCCGCTTTAATCTTGCTGGCTTGATGCGCGGAACGCCACAAGAGCGCGCCCAATTTTATCACTATGCGATTATCGACGGCTGGATGAGCCGTAACGAAGCCCGCGCGTTTGAAGATATGAATCCGGTAGATGGGCTAGATGAGATGCTGGTCAGCGTCAATGCCGCCAACCCAATCCCTTTAACGACCGATGAAGAGACAAAAGAAAAAATCAAAGAGGAAATTGCCGATGCTTGA